TTCGCGTCCGCTTGACCACGCGTCCGGTCGCCCGGAGGCGCGCGTTCCAGATGGGCTTGAAGAACTTCGACGTGAGATCGAGCGTGGTGAAGCTCTCCTCGTCCTCGAGCGTCGTGGCCATCGACGCGCCCATGGCGAGATCGGACAGATCGCAGATCACTCCACCGTGGAGGGTCCCCATGGGATTGGCATGGCGCTTCGAGGCATCCATCTCGATGACGACACGTCCCGTTTCGACGCTGGTGAGCAGGAGCCCCAGCAGCTGAGCGATCGGAGGGGGTGGTGCCTCTCCCCGTAGGACCCGCTCCAGATCCTGGAGGTGCCGCGTGGTCTTGGGAGCGGAGACTCGGCCGTTCATGACTTCTCCTCGTTCATGAGGACGCAGCGGGGCCTCACCCGAGCTGCGTCCTGGGACTGACCCTTCTTTATATTATGAGTATAATATGAAACGGCCAGCGGTTCCAGGGAATCGTGTGTGAGGGGTGTCCGCTGGCTGGTAAGGAGGGCTCAATCGAGGAAGCGATGGACCTCGTCCGTGAACTCCTCGATGTACTGAAAGAGGAAGGCGTGACCGGAGTCGGGATAGAGGATCAGCTTCGCGTTGGGTGCCTCCTGCGAGATGACGTAGGAGCGGTAGGCGGGAAGCATCACGTCGGAGACGCCATTGGCCACGAGGATCGGCAGCGTGAGCTCCCGGAGCCGGTTCCGTACGCCCGGCCATTGGGAGAGGGCCTTCATCTGCCTCATGAACGCCTCGCCCGTCACGGATGGCCCGCGCCGCGGCTCCGCGTTCAACCGCGCCAGATGCGCCTGACCCGCCGCGCGCCCGGTCTTGGTCTCGGTGAAGAACAGGAAGAGGAAATCCTCCTGGTCGTTCACGGGCTTCGTCATTACCTCGGGGACCCGCGGATGGGCTGACGGACCCTCGGCGGGGCCGCCGGAGCTCGAACCCGCGATGATCAGCCGCCGGACCAGGGCTGGCGCGGCCAGGGCGACGTGCTGGGCAACGGTGCCGCCGAGGGACCACCCGAGCAGGTCGGCCCGCTCGATGCCGAGGGCCCGCGCGAAGGCGATGGCCACTTCGGCCATTCCCGCGACGCTGTCCGGGACCTGGCCGCCCGACCGGCCGATGCCCGCGTTGTCGAAGCGGATGACTCGGCGCCGGGTGGCGAGCGCGGACACGAACTTCGGATCCCAATCGTCGATCGTCCCGCGGAAGCGCTGGAGCAGGATCAGGGGGACGCCATTGTCTTCGCCGTCGACGGTGTAGGCCAGTTGACCGAACGGGGTTTGGATGGACTGTACTTGTGCGCTCACGTTTCTCTTCTCCGGGTTGATGGAGCCGTTGGCCCCGATTGGCTATCGGCGTGCTCTTCGGCCCGCAATGCTTTGATTTGGTTTTGTATTTCCATGGAGGGTTGCCCTGGGCTTCTCCTGATGGAACCGGTCTTGACATGTCGTATTATGCGCGTAATATGAATAGCGTAATGTGAAGGAGCTGGATCATGGTCATGGGCTACGTCATCGACGCCGTACGGACCCCGCGAGGGCGCGGCAAGGCGGGGAAGGGGGCGCTCTCGGGCATCCACCCGCAGGAGTTGCTCGCGCAGGTGCTGAACACGCTCCAACAGCGCCAGGGTTTTGACCCGCGCGAAGTGGACGACGTGATCGCGGGGTGTGTTTCGCAGGTTGGGGAGCAGGGCGCGAATCTGGCTCGTAGCGCGGTGCTCACCGCGGGATGGCCCAACGAGGTGTCGGCGGTGTCACTCAACCGCTTCTGCGCTTCGGGACTACAGGCCGTCCACTTCGGCGCCATGGCGGTCGCCTCGGGCGCGATGGAGCTCGTCATCGCCGGGGGCGTGGAGAGCATGTCGCGCGTCCCCATGGGCTCCGACGGCGGCGGTCAGGATGGCAACAACACGCACCTGCGCGAGCGCGTGTTCCAGGTCCCCCAGGGCATCAGCGCCGACCTCATCGCCACTCTCGAGGGGTTCTCGCGCGAGGAGATCGATGCCGTGGCGCTCCGTTCCCAGAGGAA
The Archangium lipolyticum genome window above contains:
- a CDS encoding PaaI family thioesterase, which produces MNGRVSAPKTTRHLQDLERVLRGEAPPPPIAQLLGLLLTSVETGRVVIEMDASKRHANPMGTLHGGVICDLSDLAMGASMATTLEDEESFTTLDLTSKFFKPIWNARLRATGRVVKRTRTLGLIECDVEDDKGSLVAKVFSSCMVLRGDEARGR
- a CDS encoding alpha/beta fold hydrolase, which translates into the protein MSAQVQSIQTPFGQLAYTVDGEDNGVPLILLQRFRGTIDDWDPKFVSALATRRRVIRFDNAGIGRSGGQVPDSVAGMAEVAIAFARALGIERADLLGWSLGGTVAQHVALAAPALVRRLIIAGSSSGGPAEGPSAHPRVPEVMTKPVNDQEDFLFLFFTETKTGRAAGQAHLARLNAEPRRGPSVTGEAFMRQMKALSQWPGVRNRLRELTLPILVANGVSDVMLPAYRSYVISQEAPNAKLILYPDSGHAFLFQYIEEFTDEVHRFLD